The Oceanispirochaeta sp. nucleotide sequence AGAGGTATACACAATCTGCTTCAATTGAGCCACATAACCCTCTCTTCCCAGGGGGTTGAAACGAAAGGCTTCATTGAAATTCAGATAGGCCGTTCCTGACTCAATGCGGGCTGAGAGCAGCCTTGATCCCTCGGGGATGAGGGTGAGAGACCCCTTATTGATCTCATCGGTTCCAGGACCGCTGATGAGGGAATCCACGGTTTGAGCCAGGGGTGAATTATTAAAATCAATCTTTCGAGTGACACTTTTTAAGGAAATTTGACCCTCTGCATTTACTTTCACAAAATAGATCCTGGCTTCCCGGGTCTGGTTGTTCGCCGGAGGATTGCCTTTTTCATCGTCACCAGCAGGCGTTTCAGCAGGTAATATTTCTGAGGGTATGACAGGTTCCTGAACTTCCGCTTCTTCCGGTTCAAGGCGGACGATCACTGCACCGTCGCTGCTGCCCTGTGATGATTTTGACTGCCAGAGCTGGATTCTTCCGGGTTGAAAGAAAAAGAGGACCAGAGCCAGAAGACACAGGCAGATAATGGATAAGAGGACAATCATAAGAATCTGTGGCAGTTGACCCTTCTCTGGAGCTGACTTTTGCGGGACGGGTTTCCCATTACTCCGGGCCGGGGAGGATGCCCGCACCTCTCGCTGTCTCACCGGGGAACTGGGTGAGGAAGGTTTCAATTTCTTATATTTATTTACAGGATTTTGATTCTTGCTCATACTCACATATTATCGGGCTATAGTTGCTGTCTGCCAAGGGAAAAGAGTCCTCTTTGAGCAAGTTTGACTATCTCCAGAAAGTTGCTTATTATTGACTTGATGAAAGAATTTCATGGAATATCAGCATCTCCCGGTATCGTTATCTCAAAGGCATTTCTTTACAATGAAGAGAGTTTTTCTGTACCCCGTTATTCAATTGAGCCGGGAGACACCGAGGGTGAGCTGATAAGATATCATAAAGCCATCCAGGCTGCATCGGATGAATTGTCAGATTTAAAAAAGAAAATCACAAGAGAGTACAGTCAGGAAGAAGCCCGCTTCCTCGATTCTCATATCCTTATGCTTCATGACCCCATGTTTAAAGATCAGGTTTTTGAAAAACTGGAAAAAGAACTGATTAATATAGAGTGGATTGTGCAAAGTGTTATTCAGGATTATGTGGAAAAGTTAAATAACTCGAGAGATGTTTACTTAAAAGAACGATCCATGGATATGGATGATGTTTCCAAGAGGATTATTAGTAATCTCCTTATGAGGAAGAGAAAGTCCCTGGCCGATCTTGAAATGGAAGTTATCGTGGTCACACCGGATCTCCTGCCTTCAGATACTCTTTTGATGAACAAATGGATGGTCAAGGGAATTGTGATGGATGCGGGAGGCAGAACATCACACACTGCTATTCTGGCCCGTTCCTTCGGGATACCTGCCATTCTGGGACTCCGGCATATCACTGGTGAAGTCAGAGATGGTGATGTCCTGATCATTGATGGACTCAAAGGCATTGTCTTTGTTAATCCCGATGAGGAGACACTTAAAAGATATAAAAAGAAAAAGCAGGAATACCTCAAGCGGGAATCAGAACTTTTTAATCTCGGGAATCTTCCCTCGGAAACAAGAGACGGTAAGCTCATTTCTTTAAAGGCGAATATTGAGGTGGCAGAAGAACTGGATTCGGTTCATGCCTATAATGCTGCCGGAATCGGATTGTTCCGGAGTGAGTTTCTTGTGATGCAGTCTGGCCAGGAGAAGGATGAGGAACTTCAGTTCTCAGCTTATAAAAAAGTTCTGGAAGGGATGAACGGACTGCCTGTGACCATCCGGACACTGGATGTGGGCGGTGATAAGCTGATTAATGAAATCGCCCAGAAAAATGAAAAGAATCCTCTCCTGGGATGGAGAGCCATTCGTTTTTGTCTTGAGAGTATTGATATTTTTAAAATTCAGCTTCGGGCCATCCTCAGAGCCTCTGTCTTCGGATCTGTTAAAATAATGTTTCCCATGATCTCAGGAATTGAAGAGTTTGAGAAAGCCTTGAAGGTATTAAAGTCTGTAAAAAAAGAACTGACCGCCGAAGGGATTGCTTTTGCTGATGAAATTCCTGTAGGATGCATGATCGAAGTTCCTTCTGCGGCCTTGACTTCAGATATCCTGGCCAGGAAAGCGGATTTCTTTTCAATCGGGACAAATGATTTAATTCAATATACCATCGCAGTGGACCGGGGTAATGAAAAAATTACCAGCATGTATGAGCCCTTCCACCCGGCAGTTCTCAGGCTGATCAGGATCGTAGTAGAAAATGCTCATAATGCCGGAATCCCCGTTGGGATGTGCGGTGAGATGGCGGGTGATCCTCTGGCGGCAGTGATTCTATTGGGTCTGGGATTGGATGAACTGAGTATGAGTGCATTCAGTATTCCTGAAATTAAGCGTATTATTCGCTCCACCACCATACTGGAGTCTGAGGAATTTCTCGGAACCCTGATGGATATGAAAAGTTTTATTGATATTGACCGTTATGTTCGAGAGTGGATGGAGGAAAAATTTGAATTTATCACAGGATAGGGTGGACCGGTTGCCCAGAGTTGTTATAGCCGGAAGACCCAATGTGGGAAAATCTACTCTGTTCAACAGGATTATTAAGAAAAGAAAAGCCATTACAGACCCTACACCCGGAGTGACGAGAGATATTATTCAGGAACGCTGTTTTATCCGGGATCAGGAAGTCATGCTTATGGACACGGGTGGCTTCAAGCTGGAGAGAGACGACAGCTTTGATGAACTGGTGGCCCAGAAATCACTGCAGATGCTGAAAGAGGGTGATCTGATCCTTTTCGTCATGGATGTAAACGATATTACCAGTGAGGATGAAACTTTTATTGAAAGCCTCAGGGCACACCAGGAAAAAGTACTCCTTGTTGTCAACAAAGTAGATCATCCAGATAAAGAAAATGAGATCTGGAATCTTTATTCTCTGGGATTTCAAAATATCATCGGGGTCTCTGCCACCCACGGCTGGAATCTGGATGCCTTTAATGAAAAAATTATCTCTATGATAGACTTTTCTCTTTTTAATGGCGCTGCTGAACTGGAAAAGGATCCTCATATCAGTATCGCTATTCTCGGGAAACCAAATACAGGGAAATCAACCCTGACAAACCAACTCAGCGGGAAAGAAAACTCCATTGTTTCACCCATTGCGGGTACGACCAGAGATGTCATTGAAGGCCGATTCCTATATAAGAAAAGAGAGTATAAAGTCCTGGATACCGCAGGGATCAGGAGAAAGAAGAAAGTCGTTGAGGATGTGGAATACTATTCTGTCAACCGGGCTTTCCATACCATTGATGACTCTGATATTATCTTTCTTCTCATCGATATACAGGAAGGATTAACCGAACAGGATAAAAAGATCTCCCAGCAGATAGTCAATCAGGGGAAGGGTGTTGTCCTGGTTTTAAATAAGTGGGATACCACGGATGGATCAAAAGACAGCTGGGACCAGGCCGTCGAAAAGGTTCGCTTCCTATTTCCTATCTTGAGTTTTGCCCCCGTCATGGCTGTGTCAGGCTTAAAGGGAACAGGACTTGATAAACTTTTGGATGAAACAGAGAAAGTATACCGTCAGTTGACAAAAAGAGTCGAAACCAGTCAGTTGAATGAATCTTTGCACTACTGGATGGATTATAATCCCATTCCTTCAGTGAAAAACAAGAGGTACAAACTCCTTTATTTGACTCAGGTGACTTCACATCCCGTAAAATTCGTACTCTTTGTTAATAGAGAGAAGGGTTTTCCCGATTCTTATAAAAGGTACATTATGAATCAGATTCGAAAAGAATACGGAATGTCCAAAATTCCCATCAACATGGAGTTGAAAGAACGTTCCTGATCATACAGTAGACCGGGAGTGATTTATGAATTTTAAAGCTGCTGGATATTTCACACTATTCTTCCTCCTTTATCCAGGGTTTACCCTTTTTTCTCAATCTTCCTATCTCGTTGAGGACCGCCTGATAGCTGGAGCGTCCTTTTATGAGAATGTTGAAGTCCGCTCTGCCATGTCCGAGGCCATTAATGCTCCTTTTTATTCATTATTGACCCGGCAGAAAGAGATCCATTCTCAGGTTCTGTCTCCTGTAGCCGTTGAATTTGAACTGCGCAAATCAGAAGATTCTTTTTATCTTCTTTTCAAGAATGAACTGGATTATAAATATCCTGTCTGGGGAAGAGGGAATTATATCATCAAGAGAGATCTGAGAAGCGGTGATTTTTTACAGATAAAGATTTTCCTTCAAAATGATGAAATGTCCTACCTCCGCCTTTTCCCACTGGATGCAAACAGAACCTCCCTGGAATTATCCCTCTATGGTATGACTCTATACGATGGCATCGTGCTTCCAGTATCCATCGAAGATCTATCAGTCAGCTCTTTTTCCAGAATCATGTTTTTAACAAAAGAAACCATTCGCTGGAATCAGATCTTTACGGATGCCTCTTATCCGGAATGGCAGACCGTCTCAGGCCTCGCCGGACGAATCGCCGAAGATCTAGACTTTCTGTATGAGTCGGAAGATGGGGCACAAGACAGCCGCGGTCGGTTTGTGCTGATAGACGGTGGTGATCCGGTTTCTGAGCCTCCCGGCGCTGTCAACTGTTCGGGGTTTGCCAAATGGGTTGCCGACGGAATCCTTCTGAGTCGGGGGGGAGATGCACTACTGGACATTGAGTCCCTGAAGGTTCCAACAGAATCGGAGAGTCGGAAGGGGAATCCCTGGAGTGAGGCTCATATGGACCGGGACCCCTATTTCGGACTGGACTGGTGTAGGAACCTCTCTGTCCTGCTCAGAAAATCCGAACCCGGCGGACAAGATAGTTCTCCCGGGGATATGGATGTCAGGAATGTTCCCTTTTTTCACTATAAAGAGAATATAGGATATGAACTTGATAAACTGCAAACTCTGCTGTATCTTCAGGCGGTGAAGGAGCCCGGGTATTTCTATCTGGGAGCGGTCAATTCCCTCTATGGGGAAGACCCGGCCTTATGGCAGTATTACCATGTGGCTGTATTCTACCCCTGGTTTGACAGTCATGGTGATTTTCATCTGGATGTTCAGGAAACCGGAGCCGCTTCATCCCTTGAGAATCTGAAGTACAGGTATCCCTTGAGTTTTATACATTTGAGTAAAGTAGGGGCTTCGAAAGACTTTGTGTCTCCCTGGCAGCCTGATTCTAATAAAGTATTCTGACCCTGATTTAAGGAGCTATATTATGCTGGATATATTGCAGAAAGGCGGAATAATCCTTTGGATTATTATGGTGTTATCCGTCCTGGCCATGGCTATTGTCATTGAACGTTATTTTTACTTCAAAAGGATTAAAGTGGACGCGGAGAAGCTATATATCCGGATTAAAGGAGCCTTCGCCAAGAATCATTTTGATGAGGCACTTTCAATCTGTGACAGCAATGTCTCCCCTCTGACGGGACTCATGAAAGTCGGGATTGCTCACCGGGACCAGCCCGAGTTTGTTCAGAAAGAAGTCCTTAAGGATGCGGCCAGACAGGAAATCCCTCAGCTGGAAAGGTTTTTGACCCCTTTAGGGACTATTGCCCACATTTCACCCCTGCTGGGGCTGTTGGGAACGGTCACCGGAAATATAAAATCTTTTGGTATTCTGGGAGGCGGAACCTCTTTCGCGGATCCCTCAGTGCTTGCTAAAGGTATCTCGGAGGCCCTCATTACGACGGCTGCCGGTTTAATCGTATCCATCCCTGCCGTTATTTTTTACAATTATCTTATTCAAAAAGTAGAAAATATCCTTATCAAAATGGAAAATCAGGTGAATGAAATGATTTTGCTTTTAAAAGGTCAAAAGAAGGAGAGGACAGGAGATGAGGTATGATATTCGAACGGCGTCTTAAGCCTCATATCAATGTTGACCTTACTCCTCTAATTGATGTTGTGTTTCAGCTGGTTATCTTTTTCATGATCTCCAGTGTTTTCAACACGGCACCCGGCATTACTCTGGATCTGCCAGAGTCTACCACATCAGAAAACGTCGAGATCACAGAACTGAGGCTGACGGTTCTTTCCCGGGATGAGATTTATGTGAATAAAGAGAGCTGTACTCTCCTGACACTGGAAGAGACCCTTGTGGGGGTAATTGAACGCAGTCCTATGGAGGAACCTGTTGTTGTCTTTGACGGGGATAGTGATATTCCCTACCAGATGATGATTCAGGTTCTTGATATCCTGCGTCGGCAGGGTTTTAACGGTGTGAATCTAGTTACCAGAGAGAAAGTTGAGGATTCCTGATGACTCCCTATCAGATAAAAAGGCAGAAAAGGAGAACACTCCTTAGTTTTCTCTTTGCCTTTCTCTTTCACTTTCTCATATTGGGTACTTTCATTCTCTATGATTATTTTTTTATTGAAGATCTCAGTGATTTCTCCGGGCCTGTCCTTGTCAAGCTGGGAGAACCCGTGGGTGAAGATATTCCGATCATGCCTGAGGAAAAGCAGATTGAGGAACCGGTCGTTCCTCCTGAAGAGACTCCCCCGCCTGTTCCTGAGGTAAAGGTCTCTGAGCCTAGTGAAAACACCGTGCCCCAGGCCCTGCCGGAAAAAGTAATAGAGAAACCAACCCCAACTCCAACTCCAATTGCAAAACCTGCTGAACCTGTGGTGAACCCTGCCCCTACTGTTCCGGTTACTCCTCCAGAACCTAAGCCTGTCATTATTAAGGGTGAGGACGGGGGTAACTCCTATGAATATCAGTTTGAGGCGGAAGAGGGTGTTATCGGACGATCTTTGTCTACTGACATTTCTCTGTTTATGCCCCTTCCTCAGTTTATTTCATCTGCAATTTATGAGAGTCTGAAAGGGGAATCACACACGCTAGGGGTCACGAAGAAGGATTTCTTCAAGCAGTTTTATAAGGATGCAAACGGAGTCTGGGCGTTTAAATCTGAAGTAACTCCTAAAATTGATGATGTCAGAGCCATTTGGGACTATCTGATCAAAGCAGGGTATGATTATAAGAATGCTGATTATAAATCAGGCCGGAATCTGAATCCCGTTATCATCAAATTTACAATTTCCGGATCTGCAGAGCTTATAATGTCTGAAATTTATAAGTCTTCAGATGACTCCAGGATCGATGAGGCCGTCCTCATGGGATTCCGAAGCGCCACTTTCTCCAATTCAAGTAAAAGGAAAATAAACGGACGTTTTACATACCGCTTTGATTGAGATGGTCCCGGGCTATTTCCTCCTGTAGAAACAGCTTGCCAATTCGCTGTCATTCCTGTAGTGTAGAAACAGATTAAAAATGGACGGTATAACTGAAATATGGCTCTAAAAGCTGTCGCCTTTGACATTGACGGGACCTTGTACCCTAACTGGAGAATGCAGTTATTCTCATTTCCTTTTCTATTGACTCATCTTCCTCTTGTCATGAAGTTCTCAAAAGTTAGAAAAGAGTTACGTGGTATCGAGAACATCAGCGATTTTAGAAAAACTCAGTCAGAGCTGATGGCCGCTCGCCTCGGGGGGTCGGTTGAAGAAGCCAGCTCCACAGTTGAAACAATCATTTATAGGAAATGGGAGACCATTTTTAAGAGGGTGAAACCCTATTCCGGTCTTCAGAGTGCTCTGGAAGAATTAAAATCCATGGGTTTGTCTCTGGGAGTCATGTCTGATTTTCCTGTGGGAAACAAGCTGAACTATTTCCGGGTCGATGGACACTGGAATGCAGTCATGTCCAGTGAAGAAACTGGATACCTGAAACCCCATGCGGCTCCTTTTCTGGCTCTGGCCCGGAAGCTGGGATGCCGGCCAGAAGAGGTCCTCTATGTGGGGAACAGTTACGAATATGACGTCAAAGGCGCCTCTGCGGCTGGAATGAAGACCGTTTATATTCAATGTCAGGGCAAAATTGTCCCCGAAGCCGATCTCACCATCCGCAATTTTAAAGATTTTGTTAAAAATATTGAATTCCTTCTGAGAGAGGAGTAATCCATGCTTTTTAATATCGGTGATATCATCGTTCTTGCTATCGTTATTCTTGTCCTTTTCCTTAACCGGCAGTTTGACAAGAACAACCGTTCTCTGGAGAAGGTCCGAAAGTATGCAGATAAGGTCAAGGATGAGCTGGACAGGCTGGTCAAAGACAAGAAAACCCAAATCCATGATCTGAATATAGATATCGAAGTCCAGGAAAAGACCAATAGGGAAATTCTGAAGCGTATACTTCAGGCGAATGAAGAATCTCTCGCCCGGTCAGCAGAAATAGACAGTTTTAAAACCCTCCTCGGAGATGTATCGGGCCGCCTGGAAGAATTAGACTTATTAACCAGAAATGTGGATGAGAACCTGGTCCGCATCAAAAAAGAATCCGAATATGTTGACTCAGTAGGAGTCCGTTTGAATAGGCTTCTGGAAAAAGCCGACGGTCTGACCCTTGGGATGACCTCTCTTCAGGAATCCTTCAGAATAGAAAATACACAGGCACTGAAAGAGCTCCGGGATTCGTTTAATGAAGAAATGACCGGTGTTTATAGACAATTCCTGAGCAACCTGGAAACTTCAGGCAAGAAGCTGGACCAGTTTCAGGAGCATGTGAAGGGCCTTTTGGAACGACGGGACCAGATTGCCAAGGAAAAACTGGATGCATTTACGGTCCAATGGACCAGTGTTGAAGAAAACTATCTGGCACGCCTTGATAAGGTAGCCTCTGAGGGTGTTTCACTGGAATCGGATGCCTTCCTGCAGCTTAAAGAACTTATGTCTTCCCATTCTGATTCTCTTTCGGGCAGTTGGAATAATGAAATGCAGAGACTTGAACGCCGGTTTCAAGATGTTTCTGAAGAATTGAATGATGGTATGGGTCAGCTGGAAGAAGATTATACTCTCTGGAAAAGCCGCTCTGATGAACAGATCGTCCGCTTCAATGACCATCTTGCTTCAGCCTCTGGCGAACAGCAGAGTACTTTGAAAGGGATGAAGGAAGAGCTTGGGTCCATGATGAAGGACTTCTCTGCCACGAAGTCGGGAATGATCAGGCAGAAGGATGAGGTTCTGCAGGAGCTGTCAGGCCTGGACGACAGATTGGGTGCACATAAAACTACTATTGAGTCTCAGCTTCATGAATTCTCCGACACTTTTACCGGCAGGATTGAAGATACGGCAGAGACTCTTCAGATAGAAGCATTGAAAGCCATTGAGAAAAAGCTCAAGGAATATGAAAGCGGATTTTTTCCCAGGTTTAATAAACTGGAACAATTCATGGGCGATATGGATGCACTGGAATCTTCTCTTCGTTTGAGCATGAGTGATGTGAGCGATCGAGTCATGGGTGAATTTGTCATCTTTGATCAAAAAATGCAAAATCTCCGCTCCGATGAAGAACGTGATACAGAAGAACGGGCAGACAAGATCAAATCGGCTATGGCTGAATTGGAACAGGGGCTGGGTACACTCAAGAGTCGGGCCTATGACAATGTTTCGGCACAGCTTCAGGTCTTTGAAGATGATTTTTTTGCAGATCTTAAGAAGCGGGATAACGGCATTCAAAACACATTGAAGGACTGGCAGGAGAATCTGGACCGTCATATTACGGATCTGGCGGACCAGCAGAACCGGGACCGTGTGGAAATGGAGCGAAGCTGTTCTGCCGAGCTCAATAAAAGGTTGGGGGAACTGCAGACCCGGGTTTCACAGCAGTTTGAAAAATTCCAGACCAAGGTTGAATCTTTCAGAGAATCTCTGGATGTGAGAGTGGATGAGGGAAATTCCCTGGTTGTCGGCTACCGTGATGAACTCCAGGATAAAGTGAGTACCCTGCGGGATGAATCCATGGATTTTATGATCCGTGAGTTGGAACGGCTCAGCATGGGTATGAATGAGCGGGTTGAGGTTTCCGAAAAAGACATTAGTCAGAAGCTCAGCCTTCTTATGAGCGACCTGGACCAATCCCGGCGTGAGTTTTCCGGTCAGTCTGAAAGCATTCAATCCGATGTGACTACCTGGCAACAGAAAATATTCCAGCAGATTAAGGAAGATGAATCTGAAATCAGAGATAAATATGATGATTTTAAATCTTCTATGATATCCAACCTGAATGAAATTAGCGATGATTTCAAGTCACAGAAAGAAGAGTTGATCCTTTCAAGCAATGAAGAGCGTGCAGACTTGAGGCAGGATCTGGCCTCCATGAGTGAAAAGGTTTATCAGCTTCAGAATGATCTGAAGGATAAGTCTGAATCGACATTAGAACGGTTTAACAGCGATTATAACCTGTTTATGCTGGATTTCCAGAAGAAGCTCCGGGAATCACAGAACGATGCGGAACTTAAAATACGTGAAATGCGTCAGGGTGTGAGTGATGCCCGTGAAAAGATGGATAATTATCAGAAGAAACTGGTAGCCCGTGTGGAAGACGATACCCGCCATCTCACCGTAAATATAGAAGAAATTGAACGGAAGCAACAAGAATTTATTGCTCAGACCCATATCTTTGAAAAAGCAGACCGCTTGAAAGAGACCCTGTCCCGGAATATTCTGGAATTGAAGGGTGATCTACAAAAAGTGGATGCCAATATGGACCGCCTCAAGGATTATCAAGCCGGTTTTGACAGGGTACAGGATCAGTATCAGGGAATTCTGGATCAGATCAATCGCTTCATGCAGGAGAAACAGAAGGTGGAAGAGCTGGAAGATAAAATCAGCAGTATGATCAGTCTTTCAAAATCTGTTGACCTCAAACTGGACCAGATCAGCTCTCTCCACGATATGCTTCAGCAGTATCAGAGCCGTGTGAAGGAAATGGAGGATCAGCACCATGCCCTCGATTCCCGTTTTATCAGAATGGAGAGCAAGGCTGTTCTTGTAGACAAGACAGTCGAACAGGTTGATGAATATACGGTGACAGTTGAAACTCTGCAGAAGAGTATTGAGATGCTCAAAACGGAAATCAATCCGTTGAACGGTCAAATACGGGATATTGAACAGAGGAATAAGTTCCTCCTTGAAAATAAAGAAACCGCAGAGAATGTCTTTTCCAAGATTGCCTCTCTGGATCGGGTCCTAGTCGATCTGGATGAAAAAGCCGAGAAAATCAACCAGGCGAGAGACTGGATTGCCCGGACGGAAACTAGGATGGACGGCGTTGTCAAGCAGGCTCAGGATCAGGTGAAGCTCCTGGGACGTCTGGCAGAACGGGACGGTAGTGCTCCCAGGGCAGGCGGATCTCCTGATATGGATACCCGGGAGACGGTTCTAAGACTGGCCCGTCTGGGGTGGAAGACTGAGGATATTGCCCGGACTCTCAAGCTCAGCCGGGGTGAAGTAGAATTGATCCTGGAAATCACCCCCAGGGGGTAGGTATGTTCCGGCACGGTTATATTTATCATGACATGCTGGCGGAGGTCGGACCTCTCAATGACGGTAAGGTCAGAACTCATAGATCCCTGCAGCTTATATATGGAGTCAACAAGCCTTATAAGATAAGGCTGAAGGGAGAGTGGCAGACTGTAAGACTCTGTTTGATTGATCAGGGTATCGATCATTTTATCAGTGGAGAGGACGATTGGCAGATCTGTTACTTTATTTATCCCGACTCACATCTGGGATATCTCCTGAAGACAGAAATCTTGAAGGGTTCTTCCGTATCAGTCCTCTCTCAGGATAGGAATCCCACCCAGGTCAATACAGTTCAACCGGCAGTCAGGCCTATGACTCTTATTGATGTCAGAGGCTTGCTGGAAACCTTTATATATGTGTTTACAGGTCGAAAGGCCTATCCTCGAAATGGTTTGCATACTGCAGTTCAATTGTCCCGAATAGTACACTCCATGACTGAACTGACACTTTCTGAGGCCGCCCTTAGGCTGAATCGGGATATTGAAGATTTAGCGTTGGATTTTAAAAGAGAAACCGAAGCAGATGTCCGAACATGGATGATGCATCTGCGAATGATCAGATTTTTTGATGCCCTAGAAAAAAAGAACGGGATTCCCGATCTGTCAGAACTGGATAAACTGGCCCGATTGAGCGGAATTGCCGGGTTAAGCGGCCTGGACAGACTTTTTGAAGATTTTTTCGGGATGCCCTATGTTCGATGGGTCAATTCTGAAAAG carries:
- the der gene encoding ribosome biogenesis GTPase Der, with the translated sequence MNLSQDRVDRLPRVVIAGRPNVGKSTLFNRIIKKRKAITDPTPGVTRDIIQERCFIRDQEVMLMDTGGFKLERDDSFDELVAQKSLQMLKEGDLILFVMDVNDITSEDETFIESLRAHQEKVLLVVNKVDHPDKENEIWNLYSLGFQNIIGVSATHGWNLDAFNEKIISMIDFSLFNGAAELEKDPHISIAILGKPNTGKSTLTNQLSGKENSIVSPIAGTTRDVIEGRFLYKKREYKVLDTAGIRRKKKVVEDVEYYSVNRAFHTIDDSDIIFLLIDIQEGLTEQDKKISQQIVNQGKGVVLVLNKWDTTDGSKDSWDQAVEKVRFLFPILSFAPVMAVSGLKGTGLDKLLDETEKVYRQLTKRVETSQLNESLHYWMDYNPIPSVKNKRYKLLYLTQVTSHPVKFVLFVNREKGFPDSYKRYIMNQIRKEYGMSKIPINMELKERS
- a CDS encoding HAD family hydrolase, translated to MALKAVAFDIDGTLYPNWRMQLFSFPFLLTHLPLVMKFSKVRKELRGIENISDFRKTQSELMAARLGGSVEEASSTVETIIYRKWETIFKRVKPYSGLQSALEELKSMGLSLGVMSDFPVGNKLNYFRVDGHWNAVMSSEETGYLKPHAAPFLALARKLGCRPEEVLYVGNSYEYDVKGASAAGMKTVYIQCQGKIVPEADLTIRNFKDFVKNIEFLLREE
- a CDS encoding GerMN domain-containing protein; this translates as MSKNQNPVNKYKKLKPSSPSSPVRQREVRASSPARSNGKPVPQKSAPEKGQLPQILMIVLLSIICLCLLALVLFFFQPGRIQLWQSKSSQGSSDGAVIVRLEPEEAEVQEPVIPSEILPAETPAGDDEKGNPPANNQTREARIYFVKVNAEGQISLKSVTRKIDFNNSPLAQTVDSLISGPGTDEINKGSLTLIPEGSRLLSARIESGTAYLNFNEAFRFNPLGREGYVAQLKQIVYTS
- a CDS encoding biopolymer transporter ExbD, which codes for MIFERRLKPHINVDLTPLIDVVFQLVIFFMISSVFNTAPGITLDLPESTTSENVEITELRLTVLSRDEIYVNKESCTLLTLEETLVGVIERSPMEEPVVVFDGDSDIPYQMMIQVLDILRRQGFNGVNLVTREKVEDS
- a CDS encoding MotA/TolQ/ExbB proton channel family protein, whose amino-acid sequence is MLDILQKGGIILWIIMVLSVLAMAIVIERYFYFKRIKVDAEKLYIRIKGAFAKNHFDEALSICDSNVSPLTGLMKVGIAHRDQPEFVQKEVLKDAARQEIPQLERFLTPLGTIAHISPLLGLLGTVTGNIKSFGILGGGTSFADPSVLAKGISEALITTAAGLIVSIPAVIFYNYLIQKVENILIKMENQVNEMILLLKGQKKERTGDEV
- the ptsP gene encoding phosphoenolpyruvate--protein phosphotransferase, with the protein product MKEFHGISASPGIVISKAFLYNEESFSVPRYSIEPGDTEGELIRYHKAIQAASDELSDLKKKITREYSQEEARFLDSHILMLHDPMFKDQVFEKLEKELINIEWIVQSVIQDYVEKLNNSRDVYLKERSMDMDDVSKRIISNLLMRKRKSLADLEMEVIVVTPDLLPSDTLLMNKWMVKGIVMDAGGRTSHTAILARSFGIPAILGLRHITGEVRDGDVLIIDGLKGIVFVNPDEETLKRYKKKKQEYLKRESELFNLGNLPSETRDGKLISLKANIEVAEELDSVHAYNAAGIGLFRSEFLVMQSGQEKDEELQFSAYKKVLEGMNGLPVTIRTLDVGGDKLINEIAQKNEKNPLLGWRAIRFCLESIDIFKIQLRAILRASVFGSVKIMFPMISGIEEFEKALKVLKSVKKELTAEGIAFADEIPVGCMIEVPSAALTSDILARKADFFSIGTNDLIQYTIAVDRGNEKITSMYEPFHPAVLRLIRIVVENAHNAGIPVGMCGEMAGDPLAAVILLGLGLDELSMSAFSIPEIKRIIRSTTILESEEFLGTLMDMKSFIDIDRYVREWMEEKFEFITG